A single genomic interval of Saccharothrix saharensis harbors:
- a CDS encoding alpha/beta hydrolase produces MVLNEQARVVLEELAGAPALEELSVFEARRAQRGFLAFQGTPEPVARVAHLFVPGPTADLPARLYHPEGDGPFPAIVFLHGSGWVTCNLDIYDVALRALANATGHAVFAVNYQKAPEHPFPVPLDDSYAATAWLFEHAASVDVDPARIGVMGDSAGGNLAAAVALRARGALDLAFQVLVVPALDVDFTTPSYVEHETGYALSTGTMRWFWSHYLGSSGVTDLAAPLRAAVEGLPPTFVAVAEHDPVRDDGERYAAKLDAAGVAVRLRRIDGTIHPFVLMDGVLDSYRVLLGELRTWLGAR; encoded by the coding sequence ATGGTATTGAACGAACAGGCGCGGGTGGTGCTGGAGGAACTGGCCGGCGCGCCCGCGTTGGAGGAGCTGAGCGTCTTCGAGGCACGGCGGGCGCAACGGGGGTTCCTGGCGTTCCAGGGCACGCCGGAGCCGGTGGCCCGCGTCGCGCACCTCTTCGTGCCCGGACCGACGGCCGACCTGCCCGCCCGCCTCTACCACCCCGAGGGTGACGGGCCGTTCCCCGCGATCGTGTTCCTGCACGGCAGCGGCTGGGTGACCTGCAACCTCGACATCTACGACGTGGCGCTGCGCGCGCTGGCCAACGCCACCGGGCACGCGGTGTTCGCGGTGAACTACCAGAAGGCTCCGGAACACCCGTTCCCCGTGCCGCTGGACGACTCGTACGCGGCCACGGCGTGGCTGTTCGAGCACGCCGCGTCGGTGGACGTCGACCCGGCGCGGATCGGCGTGATGGGCGACAGCGCCGGCGGCAACCTCGCCGCCGCGGTGGCGCTGCGGGCCCGCGGTGCGCTCGACCTCGCGTTCCAGGTGCTGGTGGTCCCGGCGCTGGACGTCGACTTCACCACCCCGTCCTACGTGGAGCACGAGACCGGCTACGCGCTGTCGACCGGCACGATGCGGTGGTTCTGGTCGCACTACCTCGGCTCCTCCGGGGTCACCGACCTCGCCGCGCCGCTGCGGGCCGCGGTGGAGGGGCTGCCGCCCACGTTCGTGGCCGTGGCCGAGCACGACCCGGTGCGTGACGACGGCGAGCGGTACGCGGCGAAGCTGGACGCGGCCGGTGTGGCGGTGCGGCTGCGCCGGATCGACGGCACGATTCACCCGTTCGTGTTGATGGACGGGGTGCTCGACTCCTACCGCGTGCTGCTGGGCGAGCTGCGGACCTGGCTCGGTGCCCGATGA
- a CDS encoding LysR family transcriptional regulator, translating to MSLRQFEYLITVVDEGSFTRAAESLHVTQPALSHQIQALERVVGARLLDRLPRAVRLTPAGRAWLPHARAALAEAERALTAARRTAGVECGELRVATLYSLTLGVLPPVLRCWRAEHPDVRIRLFEHRHADELREAMADGQADLALGPEPANWTGFRQRLGVEEFVVVLPPDTHHREPIDLRELADVGWVHYAPGNGLADLVDAACAERGFQPAAAVRTEQTAAAPVLAASGLGPALVPRNIVPETFDGAVLRTDPPVRRTLVAYAHKTPDPLASAFVALLAEAGWDA from the coding sequence ATGAGCCTCCGGCAGTTCGAATACCTGATCACGGTCGTGGACGAGGGCTCCTTCACCCGCGCCGCGGAGTCGCTGCACGTCACGCAGCCCGCGCTGTCCCACCAGATCCAGGCGCTGGAACGGGTCGTGGGCGCCCGGCTGCTCGACCGGCTGCCCCGCGCCGTCCGCCTCACACCCGCGGGCCGCGCCTGGCTGCCGCACGCACGTGCCGCTCTGGCCGAGGCGGAGCGCGCACTCACCGCCGCACGGCGCACAGCGGGCGTGGAGTGCGGCGAGCTGCGCGTGGCCACGCTCTACTCGCTCACCCTCGGCGTGCTGCCGCCCGTGCTCCGGTGCTGGCGCGCGGAGCACCCGGACGTGCGCATCCGCCTGTTCGAGCACCGCCACGCCGACGAGCTGCGCGAGGCGATGGCGGACGGGCAGGCCGACCTCGCCCTCGGCCCCGAGCCCGCGAACTGGACCGGTTTCCGGCAGCGGCTCGGCGTGGAGGAGTTCGTGGTCGTCCTACCGCCCGACACGCACCACCGCGAGCCGATCGACCTGCGGGAACTCGCCGACGTCGGGTGGGTGCACTACGCGCCGGGCAACGGCCTGGCCGACCTGGTCGACGCGGCCTGCGCGGAGCGGGGCTTCCAGCCGGCCGCGGCCGTGCGCACCGAGCAGACCGCGGCGGCGCCCGTGCTGGCCGCCTCCGGGCTGGGGCCCGCGCTCGTGCCGCGCAACATCGTGCCGGAGACGTTCGACGGCGCGGTCCTGCGCACCGATCCCCCGGTGCGGCGGACCCTCGTCGCGTACGCGCACAAGACCCCGGACCCGCTCGCGTCGGCCTTCGTGGCCTTGCTCGCCGAGGCAGGATGGGACGCATGA
- a CDS encoding 6-phospho-beta-glucosidase — protein MRLVILGGGGFRVPLVHKALDEHITEVVLHDVDAHRLHAIRRVLRDGPPVTATTDLDEALRGADFVFSAIRVGGLAGRAIDEEVAHAHGVLGQETVGAGGIAYGLRTAPVADAIARRIVEVAPRAWVVNFTNPAGLITEVMARHLGGRVIGICDSPLGLCRRVAEALDLEDPTFDYAGLNHLGWLQGVHVGAENLLPRLLADDEALAGFEEGRLFGAEWLRALGVIPNEYLHYYYSTREALGDNRGAFLLGQQQRFYDGEVDWETTRLEREATYMAQERERDSVEGGGYEHVAMALMRAIADNGTTTLILNVPNNGTLSAVDDQAIVEVPCEVDATGARPLPVSPLPDHAAGLVTSVKAVDRLVMEGTRSAALKAFALHPLVDSVATARSLLDTYVRRHPELAYLS, from the coding sequence ATGAGGCTGGTCATCCTGGGCGGCGGCGGCTTCCGCGTGCCGCTGGTGCACAAGGCGCTGGACGAGCACATCACCGAGGTGGTGCTGCACGACGTGGACGCGCACCGGCTGCACGCGATCCGGAGGGTCCTGCGGGACGGCCCGCCGGTCACCGCCACCACGGACCTGGACGAGGCGCTGCGCGGCGCCGACTTCGTGTTCTCCGCGATCCGGGTGGGCGGCCTGGCCGGACGGGCGATCGACGAGGAGGTGGCCCACGCGCACGGCGTGCTGGGCCAGGAGACCGTCGGCGCGGGCGGCATCGCGTACGGCCTGCGCACCGCCCCGGTGGCGGACGCCATCGCCCGGCGCATCGTTGAAGTCGCGCCGCGGGCGTGGGTGGTCAACTTCACCAACCCGGCCGGGCTGATCACCGAGGTCATGGCCCGCCACCTGGGCGGGCGCGTGATCGGGATCTGCGACTCGCCGCTGGGCCTGTGCCGCCGCGTCGCCGAGGCCCTCGACCTGGAGGACCCGACGTTCGACTACGCGGGCCTGAACCACCTCGGCTGGCTGCAAGGCGTCCACGTGGGCGCGGAGAACCTGCTGCCGCGGCTGCTGGCCGACGACGAGGCGCTGGCGGGCTTCGAGGAAGGCCGGCTATTCGGCGCGGAGTGGTTGCGGGCGTTGGGCGTCATCCCCAACGAGTACCTGCACTACTACTACTCGACGCGTGAGGCGTTGGGCGACAACCGCGGTGCTTTCCTGCTCGGCCAACAGCAGCGCTTCTACGACGGTGAGGTGGACTGGGAGACCACGCGGCTGGAGCGTGAAGCGACGTACATGGCCCAGGAACGCGAGCGCGACAGCGTCGAGGGCGGAGGTTACGAGCACGTGGCGATGGCGTTGATGCGCGCCATCGCGGACAACGGGACGACGACGCTGATCCTCAACGTGCCCAACAACGGCACCCTGTCCGCTGTGGACGACCAAGCGATCGTCGAGGTGCCGTGCGAGGTCGACGCGACGGGTGCACGTCCCCTGCCGGTGAGCCCGCTGCCCGACCACGCGGCCGGTCTCGTCACGTCCGTCAAAGCGGTGGACCGGCTGGTCATGGAGGGCACGCGGTCGGCCGCGCTCAAGGCGTTCGCCCTGCACCCGCTGGTCGACTCGGTCGCCACCGCACGCAGCCTGCTGGACACCTACGTGCGGCGGCACCCGGAACTGGCCTACCTGAGCTGA
- a CDS encoding endonuclease V: MTPEEAIAEQERLRPLVSEVTDPGLVVRHVAGLDVSYADDDRVAAVVVVLDAESLATVDSVVVMGKADFPYVPGLFAFRELPSLLEALEEVTVPPDLLVCDGQGLAHPRRFGLACHLGVVTGLPSVGVAKTPMGRFDMPDDVRGAHSDLVDDGEVVGRALRTREGVKPVFVSVGHRIDLDRACAEVLRLCVTRLPETTRRSDALGRAQLR; this comes from the coding sequence GTGACGCCCGAGGAGGCGATCGCCGAGCAGGAACGGCTGCGGCCCCTCGTGTCGGAGGTGACCGATCCCGGGCTGGTGGTGCGGCACGTCGCCGGGTTGGACGTGTCCTACGCCGACGACGACCGGGTGGCCGCGGTGGTCGTGGTGCTGGACGCGGAGTCGCTGGCGACCGTCGACTCGGTCGTGGTGATGGGCAAGGCGGACTTCCCGTACGTGCCGGGGCTGTTCGCGTTCCGGGAGCTGCCGTCGTTGCTGGAGGCGCTGGAGGAGGTGACCGTGCCGCCGGACCTGCTGGTGTGCGACGGCCAGGGGCTGGCGCACCCGCGGCGGTTCGGGCTGGCCTGCCACCTCGGGGTGGTGACCGGCCTGCCGAGCGTCGGCGTGGCCAAGACGCCGATGGGCCGGTTCGACATGCCCGACGACGTGCGCGGCGCGCACTCGGACCTGGTGGACGACGGCGAGGTGGTGGGTCGGGCGCTGCGGACGCGCGAGGGCGTGAAGCCGGTGTTCGTGTCCGTGGGGCACCGCATCGACCTCGACCGGGCGTGCGCCGAGGTGCTGCGGCTGTGCGTGACGCGGCTGCCGGAGACGACCCGGCGTTCCGACGCGTTGGGCCGGGCTCAGCTCAGGTAG
- a CDS encoding DUF3500 domain-containing protein yields MLREIAEATKGFLDLLDDGQRAAAVGSMADGLRTRWAYTPGVRPGIEYGGLTRDQRKAVHRLLSCVLSPHAYAQTTAIMALEDVLDDREGGTRDRHQGDYWTVLLGEPGDEPWGWRVEGHHLSVSVVVAEGRVSATPFFLGANPARTTYRGRTVLQPLGLEEELARELLDRMGRTARGLAVVADAPPPDLKTGNARRIGDLEPVGVTPAQLDRASRGLLVGLVRYYLDRLTGDLADEEFDALDPDRLHFSWEGSDKRGQGHYYRIQGPDLLIEYDNTDNDANHAHSVWRRRSGDFGEDLLAAHRASVRHP; encoded by the coding sequence ATGCTGCGCGAGATCGCCGAGGCCACCAAGGGCTTCCTCGACCTGTTGGACGACGGGCAACGTGCGGCGGCGGTGGGGAGCATGGCCGACGGCCTGCGCACGCGCTGGGCGTACACGCCGGGCGTGCGGCCGGGGATCGAGTACGGCGGGCTGACCCGTGACCAGCGCAAAGCCGTGCACCGGCTGCTGTCGTGCGTGCTCAGCCCGCACGCCTACGCCCAGACGACCGCGATCATGGCGTTGGAGGACGTGCTGGACGACCGCGAGGGCGGCACCCGCGACCGGCACCAGGGCGACTACTGGACCGTGCTGCTGGGCGAGCCCGGTGACGAGCCGTGGGGTTGGCGGGTCGAGGGGCACCACCTGTCGGTGAGCGTGGTGGTGGCCGAAGGACGTGTCTCGGCCACCCCGTTCTTCCTCGGCGCGAACCCGGCCCGCACCACGTACCGGGGCCGCACGGTGCTGCAGCCGTTGGGGCTGGAGGAGGAGCTGGCCCGCGAGCTGCTGGACCGGATGGGGCGCACGGCCCGCGGGTTGGCCGTGGTCGCCGACGCCCCGCCGCCGGACCTCAAGACCGGCAACGCGCGCCGGATCGGTGACCTGGAGCCCGTCGGCGTGACGCCCGCCCAACTCGACCGGGCGTCACGCGGGCTGCTCGTCGGGCTGGTGCGGTACTACCTCGACCGGTTGACCGGGGACCTGGCCGACGAGGAGTTCGACGCCCTCGACCCCGATCGGCTGCACTTCTCCTGGGAGGGCTCGGACAAGCGCGGCCAGGGGCACTACTACCGGATCCAGGGACCGGACCTGCTGATCGAGTACGACAACACCGACAACGACGCCAACCACGCGCACTCGGTGTGGCGACGGCGGTCCGGCGACTTCGGCGAGGACCTGCTGGCGGCGCACCGCGCGTCGGTGAGGCACCCGTGA
- a CDS encoding maleylpyruvate isomerase family mycothiol-dependent enzyme yields MTIQERALDAHRRLAAVIEDLTDEQVAQPSVLPGWTRGHVLAHLANVTVALAGQAEHEGTRVEPYPGGRPARDAAIEAGAGRTAAEHRAAIADAAARLAKAWAGVRDWDTPVFYRDGTLIGTAYGVWREVEIHTRDLDLRPVTWSVEFCDHAVDFLSARVPDGVRLGLVSPQRRWTIGEGEDVTLTGAHTDLTAWLAGREPDGPITGARPALKPWP; encoded by the coding sequence GTGACGATCCAGGAGCGCGCGCTGGACGCCCACCGCAGGCTGGCCGCCGTGATCGAGGACCTCACCGACGAGCAGGTCGCGCAGCCGTCGGTGCTGCCCGGCTGGACCCGCGGCCACGTGCTGGCGCACCTGGCCAACGTCACCGTCGCCCTGGCGGGCCAAGCCGAGCACGAGGGCACGAGGGTCGAGCCCTACCCCGGTGGCCGGCCCGCGCGCGACGCCGCGATCGAGGCGGGCGCCGGCCGGACCGCGGCGGAGCACCGGGCCGCGATCGCCGACGCGGCCGCTCGCCTGGCCAAGGCGTGGGCGGGCGTGCGGGACTGGGACACGCCGGTCTTCTACCGCGACGGCACGCTGATCGGCACCGCCTACGGCGTCTGGCGCGAGGTCGAGATCCACACGCGCGACCTCGACCTGCGGCCCGTCACGTGGTCGGTCGAGTTCTGCGACCACGCCGTGGACTTCCTGTCCGCGCGCGTGCCCGACGGCGTCCGGCTCGGCCTGGTGTCGCCGCAACGGCGGTGGACGATCGGCGAGGGTGAGGACGTCACGCTGACCGGCGCGCACACCGACCTGACCGCGTGGCTCGCGGGCCGCGAGCCGGACGGGCCGATCACCGGTGCGCGGCCCGCGCTCAAGCCCTGGCCGTGA
- a CDS encoding CGNR zinc finger domain-containing protein codes for MALALEFASTVRHDGHGGLTDDLGTPEGFAAWAGVPADEELRLRVVELRWAVRSLFARVAQAGERMDTPHLMDFERALAIVNDAAARVPRAAQLDWEEQPRLRYVDSAGAGDRLTAALATAAIEFLAGGARTDLRACPAPRCVRYFVKAHPRQEWCKPSCGNRARVSRHYHRGR; via the coding sequence GTGGCACTGGCGCTGGAGTTCGCGAGCACGGTCCGGCACGACGGGCACGGCGGGCTCACCGACGACCTGGGCACGCCGGAGGGCTTCGCCGCGTGGGCCGGGGTCCCGGCGGACGAGGAGCTGCGGTTGCGGGTGGTGGAGCTGCGCTGGGCCGTCCGATCGCTGTTCGCACGCGTGGCGCAGGCCGGGGAGCGCATGGACACGCCGCACCTGATGGACTTCGAGCGCGCGCTGGCGATCGTCAACGACGCCGCCGCGCGGGTGCCGCGTGCGGCGCAACTGGACTGGGAAGAGCAGCCGCGGCTGCGGTACGTGGACTCCGCCGGCGCGGGCGACCGCCTGACGGCCGCGTTGGCGACGGCGGCGATCGAGTTCCTGGCCGGCGGTGCGCGGACGGACCTGCGCGCCTGTCCCGCACCCCGGTGCGTCCGGTACTTCGTGAAGGCCCACCCCCGGCAGGAGTGGTGCAAGCCCTCGTGCGGCAACCGGGCCAGGGTCAGCCGGCACTACCACCGCGGTCGCTGA
- a CDS encoding CBS domain-containing protein, protein MRIADVLRNKGSAVVTVESRASVAELVAALAEHNVGAMVVLGPEGIAGIVSERDVVRRLHDRGGDLLAAPVSEIMTSEVFTCTPRDSVDSLTVLMTERRIRHVPVVDGGELVGIVSIGDVVKSRISQLQEDHDQLTAYIAQG, encoded by the coding sequence ATGAGGATCGCTGACGTGTTGCGCAACAAGGGGTCGGCCGTGGTCACGGTCGAGTCGAGAGCGTCGGTGGCCGAGCTGGTCGCGGCGCTGGCCGAGCACAACGTGGGCGCGATGGTCGTGCTCGGGCCCGAGGGCATCGCCGGGATCGTGTCCGAGCGGGACGTCGTGCGCAGGCTGCACGACCGGGGCGGCGACCTGCTGGCCGCGCCGGTCTCGGAGATCATGACGAGCGAGGTGTTCACCTGCACCCCGCGTGACTCGGTGGACAGCCTCACGGTGCTGATGACCGAGCGGCGCATCCGGCACGTGCCGGTGGTCGACGGTGGCGAGCTGGTCGGCATCGTCAGCATCGGCGACGTGGTGAAGAGCCGGATCAGCCAGTTGCAGGAAGACCACGACCAGTTGACCGCGTACATCGCGCAGGGCTGA
- a CDS encoding EcsC family protein — translation MVDEPGAITRVQQNAVDHLLKVGINGFGPFKGAQQMAAEALDKGLTPQEAVKHLIRTHVAAAGVQGFATNIGGLITLPVTLPANLTASYLVQTHLIASIAAVHGHDLDSDEVQTAILVCLLGNAGTELLKKAGIKVGSKLTMNLIERIPVQLIREINKRVGFTLLAKYGTSKATVTLAKGVPLVGGVIGGTFDAVTTRAVGAFASRFFTEREELPAVVEGTFIDGEVVDVSE, via the coding sequence ATGGTGGACGAACCGGGTGCGATCACCAGGGTGCAGCAGAACGCCGTCGACCACCTCCTCAAGGTGGGCATCAACGGGTTCGGACCGTTCAAGGGCGCGCAGCAGATGGCGGCCGAGGCCCTGGACAAGGGGCTCACACCGCAGGAGGCGGTCAAGCACCTGATCCGGACGCACGTGGCCGCGGCGGGCGTGCAGGGCTTCGCGACGAACATCGGCGGCCTGATCACGCTGCCGGTGACGCTGCCCGCCAACCTGACGGCGTCCTACCTGGTGCAGACGCACCTGATCGCCTCGATCGCCGCCGTGCACGGGCACGACCTGGACAGCGACGAGGTGCAGACGGCGATCCTCGTGTGCCTGCTGGGCAACGCGGGGACCGAGCTGCTGAAGAAGGCGGGCATCAAGGTGGGCTCCAAGCTCACCATGAACCTGATCGAGCGCATCCCGGTCCAGCTCATCCGGGAGATCAACAAGCGCGTCGGCTTCACGCTGCTGGCCAAGTACGGCACCAGCAAGGCGACCGTGACCCTGGCCAAGGGCGTGCCGCTGGTCGGCGGGGTCATCGGCGGCACGTTCGACGCCGTCACGACGCGGGCGGTGGGCGCCTTCGCCTCCCGCTTCTTCACCGAGCGCGAGGAGCTGCCGGCGGTCGTGGAGGGCACCTTCATCGACGGCGAGGTCGTCGACGTCAGCGAGTGA
- a CDS encoding Vms1/Ankzf1 family peptidyl-tRNA hydrolase gives MSSLGELVRQRGPFASVYLDASHDTEDAAKAMELRWRGVRDELARQGADDATLRAMDGPALTPVTGKAGRALIAAHGRLLLDRVLPRPPAADTVRWSDLPHLLPLASSLQADVPHVVVLADKVGADLHGHDGRGEVSAEVRGEDHPVHKVRGGGWSHLRMQHSVEENTKRNAARIAEEVDRLVTRINARLLILGGEVQARAGIKEELSTRCRDVLIEVEGASLGDGADDRAFDDAVQALVAQYQADLDNDVLEEFTAESNRSGGRAVQGLEPVVEALREANVAALLVADPALGDRTVWSGEDPAQVALRESELRGLGIERPGEHRADEALAIAATATGAQVLVTRHASLFEGVGALLRH, from the coding sequence ATGTCTTCGTTGGGAGAGCTGGTCAGGCAACGCGGCCCGTTCGCGTCGGTCTACCTGGACGCCTCGCACGACACCGAGGACGCGGCCAAGGCGATGGAGCTGCGCTGGCGCGGGGTGCGTGACGAACTGGCCCGGCAGGGCGCGGACGACGCGACGCTGCGGGCGATGGACGGACCGGCGCTGACGCCGGTCACGGGCAAGGCGGGCCGGGCGCTGATCGCGGCGCACGGCAGGCTGCTGCTGGACCGGGTGCTGCCCCGCCCGCCCGCCGCGGACACCGTGCGCTGGTCCGACCTGCCGCACCTGCTGCCGCTGGCGTCGTCGCTGCAAGCGGACGTGCCGCACGTGGTCGTCCTCGCCGACAAGGTCGGGGCGGACCTGCACGGCCACGACGGCCGGGGCGAGGTCTCCGCCGAGGTCCGGGGCGAGGACCACCCGGTGCACAAGGTGCGCGGCGGCGGGTGGTCGCACCTGCGCATGCAGCACTCGGTCGAGGAGAACACCAAGCGCAACGCCGCCCGCATCGCCGAGGAGGTCGACCGGCTGGTGACCCGCATCAACGCCCGCCTGCTGATCCTGGGCGGCGAGGTGCAGGCGCGCGCGGGCATCAAGGAGGAGCTGAGCACGCGCTGCCGGGACGTGCTGATCGAGGTCGAGGGCGCGAGCCTGGGCGACGGCGCGGACGACCGGGCGTTCGACGACGCCGTGCAGGCGCTCGTCGCCCAGTACCAGGCCGACCTGGACAACGACGTGCTGGAGGAGTTCACCGCCGAGTCGAACCGGTCGGGCGGCCGGGCGGTGCAGGGCCTGGAGCCCGTGGTCGAGGCGCTGCGCGAGGCCAACGTGGCCGCGCTGCTGGTGGCCGACCCGGCGCTGGGCGACCGCACGGTGTGGTCCGGCGAGGACCCGGCCCAGGTGGCGCTGCGCGAGTCGGAGCTGCGGGGGCTGGGCATCGAACGGCCCGGTGAGCACCGCGCGGACGAGGCGCTGGCCATCGCCGCCACCGCGACCGGCGCGCAGGTCCTCGTCACCCGCCACGCGTCGCTGTTCGAGGGCGTCGGCGCGCTGCTGCGCCACTAG
- a CDS encoding amino acid ABC transporter permease codes for MSSVLFDVPGPRARLRHRLYAVLAVAVLVGVVGFVIFRFAESGQFDGRKWTWIQYEKVQLDLLGALMNTLKAFGAGAVLALLFGAIFAAGQLSDHKVIRVPSMLVVELFRAVPLVVLIFVFHYGLSLGAPFYSVVLGLTLYNGSVLAEVFRAGVLSLPRGQSEAAYAVGMRKTQVMNYVLLPQAVRAMLPAIISQLVVLLKDTALGFLITYDELLDFARDIGSYFEFGRPLIPVTIVVAVIYISMCLLLTWLATYLEKRSRRDKKVVELEKKPAEDVVAAAV; via the coding sequence ATGAGCTCGGTCCTGTTCGACGTCCCCGGGCCTCGCGCCCGGCTGCGCCACCGCCTGTACGCGGTCCTCGCCGTCGCCGTGCTGGTCGGGGTGGTCGGCTTCGTGATCTTCCGGTTCGCCGAGAGCGGCCAGTTCGACGGCCGCAAGTGGACCTGGATCCAGTACGAGAAGGTCCAGCTCGACCTGCTCGGCGCGCTGATGAACACGCTCAAGGCGTTCGGCGCGGGCGCGGTGCTGGCGCTGCTGTTCGGCGCGATCTTCGCGGCGGGCCAGCTCTCGGACCACAAGGTCATCCGCGTGCCGTCGATGCTGGTCGTCGAGCTGTTCCGCGCGGTGCCGCTCGTCGTGCTGATCTTCGTGTTCCACTACGGCCTGTCCCTGGGCGCGCCGTTCTACTCGGTGGTGCTCGGCCTGACGCTCTACAACGGCTCGGTGCTGGCCGAGGTGTTCCGCGCCGGCGTGCTGTCCCTGCCCCGCGGGCAGAGCGAGGCGGCCTACGCGGTGGGCATGCGCAAGACGCAGGTGATGAACTACGTGCTGCTGCCGCAGGCGGTGCGGGCGATGCTGCCGGCGATCATCAGCCAGCTCGTCGTGCTGCTCAAGGACACCGCGCTCGGCTTCCTGATCACCTACGACGAGCTGCTGGACTTCGCCCGCGACATCGGCAGCTACTTCGAGTTCGGCCGGCCGCTGATCCCGGTGACGATCGTGGTGGCCGTGATCTACATCTCCATGTGCCTCCTGCTGACGTGGCTGGCGACGTACCTGGAGAAGCGCAGCCGGCGCGACAAGAAGGTCGTCGAGCTGGAGAAGAAGCCGGCCGAGGACGTCGTCGCGGCGGCGGTCTGA
- a CDS encoding amino acid ABC transporter permease: MDVLLDNLDLYGPGFLNTVELFLISAVGSLVLGTILAMLRVAPVPVMRAMGATYVTLVRNTPLTLVFFFFALAFPLLEIVSADTFGGSAASYYFSAALMALTLYTSAFVCEVVRSGINTVPVGQAEASRALGLTFGQMLTSVVLPQATRAVVPPMVSTMIALLKNTTIAAGFSVFQAGSISANLSERGENQLIGLLWVAVFFIVLVIPMTLLQRSLEKRWSIAR, encoded by the coding sequence ATGGACGTCCTGCTCGACAACCTCGACCTGTACGGGCCCGGGTTCCTCAACACCGTCGAGCTGTTCCTGATCTCCGCGGTCGGGTCGCTGGTGTTGGGGACGATCCTGGCGATGCTGCGGGTCGCGCCGGTCCCCGTGATGCGCGCCATGGGCGCCACCTACGTGACGCTCGTCCGCAACACCCCGCTCACCCTCGTGTTCTTCTTCTTCGCCCTGGCGTTCCCGCTGCTCGAGATCGTGAGCGCGGACACGTTCGGCGGCTCGGCGGCCAGCTACTACTTCTCCGCGGCCCTCATGGCGCTGACCCTCTACACGTCGGCGTTCGTGTGCGAGGTCGTGCGGTCGGGCATCAACACCGTGCCGGTCGGCCAGGCGGAGGCGTCCCGCGCCCTGGGGCTGACGTTCGGCCAGATGCTGACCTCCGTGGTGCTCCCGCAGGCCACGCGCGCGGTCGTGCCGCCGATGGTGAGCACGATGATCGCCCTGCTGAAGAACACCACCATCGCGGCGGGCTTCTCGGTGTTCCAGGCGGGCTCCATCAGCGCCAACCTGTCCGAGCGCGGGGAGAACCAGCTGATCGGCCTGCTGTGGGTCGCGGTGTTCTTCATCGTGCTCGTCATCCCCATGACCCTGCTGCAACGCAGCCTCGAGAAGCGGTGGAGCATCGCCCGATGA
- a CDS encoding glutamate ABC transporter substrate-binding protein, producing MRVRTLAVALLAGGLALTACGKEGGPGDTGAPSQQVAADVKVDGSPTFDKIKSRGRVVIGVKEDQPGLGYKDPTSGKFTGFDIEIAKLVAAKLGYGDDKIDFKAIPSAGREQALINGDVDYYVGTYTINAKRKEQVAFAGPYFTAGQSLLVKKDDSAITGKDSLKGKKVCSVTGSTPIQKVKSEGLTEPENIVELQTYSLCVEQLEQGTVDAVTTDDAILKGYASQSPDTLKVVGEPFSNEPYGIGLPKDDKALRDKVNDILQAALDGGEWQAAYDATLGKSGSTTDKPVLERY from the coding sequence ATGAGGGTTCGCACCCTTGCGGTGGCGCTGCTGGCCGGCGGCCTCGCCCTGACGGCATGCGGCAAGGAGGGTGGCCCCGGCGACACCGGCGCGCCCTCGCAGCAGGTGGCCGCCGACGTGAAGGTCGACGGCTCGCCGACCTTCGACAAGATCAAGTCTCGCGGCCGGGTCGTCATCGGCGTCAAGGAGGACCAGCCCGGCCTGGGTTACAAGGACCCGACCAGCGGCAAGTTCACCGGCTTCGACATCGAGATCGCGAAGCTGGTCGCCGCCAAGCTCGGCTACGGCGACGACAAGATCGACTTCAAGGCGATCCCGTCCGCCGGTCGCGAGCAGGCCCTGATCAACGGTGACGTGGACTACTACGTCGGCACCTACACGATCAACGCCAAGCGCAAGGAGCAGGTCGCGTTCGCCGGCCCGTACTTCACCGCGGGCCAGTCGCTCCTGGTGAAGAAGGACGACAGCGCGATCACCGGCAAGGACTCGCTCAAGGGCAAGAAGGTCTGCTCGGTGACCGGTTCCACGCCGATCCAGAAGGTCAAGTCCGAGGGGCTGACCGAGCCGGAGAACATCGTGGAGCTCCAGACCTACTCGCTGTGCGTCGAGCAGCTGGAGCAGGGCACCGTCGACGCCGTCACCACCGACGACGCGATCCTGAAGGGCTACGCCTCGCAGTCGCCCGACACGTTGAAGGTCGTCGGCGAGCCCTTCTCGAACGAGCCCTACGGCATCGGCCTGCCCAAGGACGACAAGGCCCTGCGCGACAAGGTCAACGACATCCTGCAGGCCGCCCTCGACGGCGGCGAGTGGCAGGCGGCCTACGACGCGACCCTGGGCAAGTCGGGCTCGACGACCGACAAGCCCGTGCTCGAGCGCTACTGA